In Raphanus sativus cultivar WK10039 chromosome 5, ASM80110v3, whole genome shotgun sequence, the following proteins share a genomic window:
- the LOC108856315 gene encoding uroporphyrinogen decarboxylase 1, chloroplastic, whose translation MSLSSPTSACSSSRCYSSGLSLPIGLRSSPINVGLVSYPRRHTNAPRNLVIASSSSSSSSSSDPLLVKAAKGQAVSRPPAWMMRQAGRYMSVYKKLAQKHPSFRERSENTDLIVEISLQPWQAFKPDGVIIFSDILTPLPAFGVPFDIEEVRGPVIQSPIRTEDDLKKLHPIDLDKLRFVGDSLKILRGEVGGNAAVLGFVGAPWTIATYIVEGGTTRTYTVIKSMCHTAPNVLRALLSHLTKAITEYVVYQVEHGAHCIQIFDSWGGQLTPEMWERWSKPYIEEIIHDVKRRCPETPIVFYINGNGGLLERMKGTGADVIGLDWTVDMADGRRRLGSDVSVQGNVDPAYLFSPLPALTEEIQRVVKSAGPKGHILNLGHGVLVGTPEEAVAHFFETARSLDYKTFFQNHVPAESELVA comes from the exons ATGAGTTTATCATCCCCAACCAG TGCCTGCAGCTCGTCGAGATGTTACTCCTCGGGCTTATCGTTACCAATAGGGCTCCGTTCAAGTCCCATCAATGTGGGGTTAGTTTCATATCCAAGAAGACACACTAACGCTCCTCGCAACCTCGTCAtagcttcctcctcctcctcctcctcttcatccTCAG ATCCACTATTGGTCAAAGCTGCTAAAGGGCAAGCAGTGTCCCGCCCACCAGCTTGGATGATGCGTCAAGCGGGAAGGTACATGTCCGTCTACAAAAAGCTAGCTCAGAAGCACCCTTCCTTCAGAGAGAGATCAGAGAACACTGACCTCATCGTTGAGATCTCTCTGCAGCCTTGGCAAGCATTCAAACCAGACGGCGTCATCATCTTCTCAGACATCCTCACTCCCTTACCCGCCTTCGGCGTCCCTTTCGACATCGAAGAAGTCAGAGGCCCCGTGATCCAGTCTCCCATCAGAACCGAAGATGATCTCAAGAAACTGCACCCTATCGATCTCGACAAGCTTCGGTTCGTTGGAGACTCGTTAAAGATTCTGAGAGGAGAGGTCGGAGGGAATGCTGCTGTTTTGGGTTTCGTTGGAGCGCCTTGGACGATAGCGACTTATATAGTTGAAGGAGGAACGACTCGGACGTATACGGTGATCAAGAGTATGTGTCATACTGCACCTAATGTGCTGAGAGCTCTCTTGTCTCATTTGACCAAAGCTATTACGGAGTATGTTGTGTACCAAGTCGAGCACGGAGCTCACTGCATTCAGATATTTGATTCGTGGGGTGGACAGTTGACTCCTGAGATGTGGGAGCGTTGGTCCAAACCTTACATCGAGGAG aTTATTCATGATGTAAAGAGAAGATGTCCAGAGACGCCGATAGTTTTCTACATAAATGGAAACGGTGGACTTCTTGAGCGGATGAAAGGAACAGGAGCTGATGTTATTGGACTTGACTGGACTGTAGATATGGCTGATGGGAGGAGGAGACTGGGGAGCGATGTTAGCGTGCAGGGGAACGTTGATCCAGCTTACCTATTCTCTCCGCTTCCTGCTTTAACCGAAGAAATCCAAAG AGTGGTGAAGAGTGCTGGACCAAAAGGGCATATACTCAACTTAGGACACGGTGTCTTGGTAGGGACGCCAGAGGAAGCCGTGGCTCATTTCTTTGAAACCGCGAGGAGTTTGGATTACAAAACGTTTTTCCAAAACCATGTTCCTGCAGAATCTGAATTGGTTGCCTGA
- the LOC108831926 gene encoding phosphoenolpyruvate carboxylase 3 encodes MAGRNIEKMASIDAQLRQLVPAKVSEDDKLIEYDALLLDRFLDILQDLHGEDLRETVQELYELSAEYEGKREAKKLEELGSVLTSLDPGDSIVIAKAFSHMLNLANLAEEVQIAYRRRIKKLKKGDFADESSATTESDIEETFKRLVSVIGKSPEEIFDALKNQTVDLVLTAHPTQSVRRSLLQKHGRIRDCLAQLYAKDITPDDKQELDEALQREIQAAFRTDEIRRTPPTPQDEMRAGMSYFHETIWNGVPKFLRRVDTALKNIGIDERVPYNAPLIQFSSWMGGDRDGNPRVTPEVTRDVCLLARMMAANFYYNQIENLMFELSMWRCTDEFRIKADEIHRNSRKDAAKHYIEFWKTIPPTEPYRVILGDVRDKLYHTRERSRQLLSNGISDIPAEATFTNVEEFLEPLELCYRSLCACGDRPIADGSLLDFLRQVSTFGLSLVKLDIRQESERHTDVLDAITKHLDGSSYRDWSEERRQEWLLAELSGKRPLFGPDLPKTEEIADVLDTFKVISELPSDCFGAYIISMATSPSDVLAVELLQRECHVKKPLRVVPLFEKLADLEAAPAAVSRLFSIDWYKNRINGKQEVMIGYSDSGKDAGRLSAAWELYKAQEELVKVAKKYGVKLTMFHGRGGTVGRGGGPTHLAILSQPPDTVNGSFRVTVQGEVIEQSFGEEHLCFRTLQRFTAATLEHGMNPPVSPKPEWRALLDQMAVVATEEYRSVVFQEPRFVEYFRLATPELEYGRMNIGSRPSKRKPSGGIESLRAIPWIFAWTQTRFHLPVWLGFGAAFKYAIKKDVRNLHMLQDMYKHWPFFRVTIDLIEMVFAKGDPGIAALYDKLLVSKDLWAFGEKLRTNFEETKTLVLQTAGHKDLLEEDPYLKQRLRLRDSYITTLNVCQAYTLKRIRDPNYNVTLRPHISKEILQSSKSAQELVKLNPTSEYAPGLEDTLILTMKGIAAGLQNTG; translated from the exons ATGGCGGGTCGTAACATAGAGAAGATGGCATCCATTGATGCGCAGCTTCGTCAACTGGTTCCTGCTAAAGTGAGCGAAGACGATAAGCTCATCGAGTACGACGCTCTTCTCCTCGATCGTTTCCTCGACATTCTCCAGGACTTGCACGGAGAGGATCTCCGTGAAACG GTTCAAGAGTTGTACGAGCTTTCTGCTGAGTACGAAGGCAAACGTGAGGCTAAGAAGCTTGAGGAGCTAGGGAGTGTGTTAACGAGTTTGGATCCTGGTGACTCCATTGTTATCGCCAAGGCCTTCTCCCACATGCTTAACTTAGCCAATTTGGCTGAGGAGGTCCAGATTGCTTACCGGCGCAGGATCAAGAAGCTGAAGAAGGGTGATTTCGCTGATGAGAGCTCTGCCACTACTGAGTCTGATATCGAAGAGACTTTCAAGAGGCTTGTTAGTGTTATTGGTAAGTCTCCTGAAGAGATCTTTGATGCTTTGAAGAACCAGACTGTGGATTTGGTGTTGACTGCTCATCCTACTCAGTCTGTGCGTAGATCTTTGCTTCAGAAGCATGGGAG gATAAGAGACTGTCTTGCCCAGCTGTATGCGAAGGACATTACTCCTGATGACAAGCAGGAGCTAGATGAAGCTCTCCAAAGAGAG ATTCAAGCTGCATTTCGCACGGATGAGATTAGGAGAACACCTCCAACCCCTCAAGATGAAATGAGAGCTGGAATGAGCTATTTCCATGAGACAATCTGGAACGGTGTCCCTAAGTTCCTTCGCCGTGTGGACACAGCTCTGAAGAACATTGGGATTGATGAACGTGTTCCTTACAATGCCCCACTGATTCAGTTCTCTTCATGGATGGGCGGTGATCGTGATG GTAATCCGAGGGTCACACCTGAGGTCACTAGAGATGTGTGCTTGCTGGCTAGAATGATGGCAGCCAATTTCTACTATAACCAAATTGAGAATCTCATGTTTGAG TTGTCTATGTGGCGTTGCACTGATGAGTTCCGTATCAAGGCTGATGAAATCCACAGGAATTCAAGGAAAGACGCTGCAAAACATTACATAG AGTTCTGGAAAACCATTCCTCCAACTGAACCATACCGTGTGATTCTTGGTGATGTGAGGGATAAGCTGTATCACACACGTGAACGCTCTCGTCAGTTGCTGAGTAACGGAATCTCTGACATCCCTGCAGAAGCTACTTTCACCAATGTGGAAGAG TTCTTGGAGCCTCTTGAGCTTTGTTACCGATCACTATGTGCATGTGGTGACCGCCCAATAGCTGATGGAAGCCTTCTTGATTTCTTGAGGCAAGTCTCTACCTTTGGACTCTCCCTTGTGAAGCTTGACATTAGGCAAGAATCTGAACGCCACACCGATGTCTTGGATGCTATCACCAAGCACTTAGACGGTTCCTCTTATAGAGACTGGTCTGAAGAACGTCGGCAAGAATGGCTTCTAGCTGAACTAAGCGGCAAGCGACCACTTTTTGGACCTGATCTTCCCAAAACCGAAGAAATTGCTGATGTCCTGGACACGTTCAAAGTCATATCCGAACTGCCTTCAGATTGCTTTGGAGCTTACATTATCTCTATGGCAACTTCACCAAGTGATGTGCTAGCCGTTGAGCTTTTGCAACGCGAGTGCCACGTGAAGAAGCCACTTAGAGTTGTTCCACTCTTTGAGAAGCTAGCTGATCTAGAAGCAGCACCCGCTGCTGTTTCGAGACTTTTCTCAATAGACTGGTACAAAAACCGTATTAACGGTAAACAAGAGGTTATGATTGGCTATTCGGATTCAGGGAAAGACGCTGGGCGTCTCTCAGCTGCTTGGGAGCTATACAAAGCTCAAGAAGAGCTTGTGAAGGTTGCTAAGAAATATGGAGTGAAGCTGACTATGTTCCATGGCCGTGGTGGCACAGTTGGAAGAGGAGGTGGTCCCACCCATCTTGCTATATTGTCTCAGCCACCGGATACAGTTAATGGCTCATTCAGAGTCACGGTTCAAGGTGAAGTCATTGAGCAATCATTTGGAGAGGAACACTTGTGTTTTAGAACACTTCAGCGTTTCACAGCTGCTACTCTTGAGCATGGAATGAACCCTCCTGTTTCACCAAAACCAGAGTGGCGTGCTTTGCTTGACCAAATGGCTGTTGTTGCAACTGAGGAGTATCGATCTGTTGTGTTCCAAGAGCCTCGATTTGTCGAGTACTTCCGCCTT GCTACACCTGAGCTGGAGTATGGACGTATGAACATTGGAAGCAGACCGTCAAAGCGAAAACCTAGCGGTGGGATCGAGTCTCTCAGAGCAATCCCATGGATCTTTGCTTGGACACAAACGAGATTCCATCTTCCTGTATGGTTAGGATTCGGAGCAGCTTTCAAGTATGCAATCAAGAAGGATGTGAGGAACCTCCACATGCTGCAAGATATGTACAAACACTGGCCGTTTTTCCGTGTCACCATCGATCTTATTGAGATGGTGTTCGCCAAGGGAGACCCCGGGATCGCTGCATTGTATGACAAACTTCTTGTCTCAAAAGATTTATGGGCCTTTGGAGAGAAGCTCAGAACCAACTTTGAAGAAACCAAGACCCTCGTCCTCCAG ACTGCTGGACACAAAGATCTTCTTGAAGAAGACCCTTACTTGAAACAGAGACTTAGGCTGCGTGACTCTTACATTACAACCCTCAACGTTTGCCAAGCCTATACGTTGAAGAGAATCCGTGATCCAAACTACAACGTGACCCTGCGTCCACACATTTCCAAAGAGATCTTGCAATCAAGTAAATCGGCACAGGAGCTCGTTAAGCTTAACCCAACGAGTGAATACGCGCCTGGGCTTGAGGACACGCTCATCTTAACCATGAAGGGTATTGCCGCAGGACTGCAGAACACCGGTTAA
- the LOC108831928 gene encoding TPR repeat-containing thioredoxin TTL2 produces MLKPIKHVSEPDTVADKLRRSLNMTNNNKQDNAHVEFGSPITPLQTQPSGLTSAATTTSNSSFSSSSSGSVTGRSGHTHVSTKSDSVRSNPSAVQSSRATAPSAAQTSKTSNPSAAKSSKSSAARSGSSINPAGAKAGSNPRPGRVSSASDSAPSTKRSSKGSAPPPPQPVKVLPGGNLFPSGKVHITGMTQGVPKRMVLGPGSKSYGYGSVMRGNSYSSSTVAKPPPTTTSGSSSGALVISRCSSGGGGGGSEVDTSWKRVMNSPNPEEVKRLGNEMFKKGCFGEALKFYDRALELSPSNATYRSNRAAALSGLGRIAEAVVECELAIKLDPSFARAHHRLATLLLRLGQVDNAGKHFFYVEEPSDPMVVKVLEEVDRHLNKCADARRRGEWNIVLTEVSAAMESGADMSPQLAMCKVEALMKLLRLDEAQTILADSPKIELLPSSFTQIRFFDMISEAYLYFVKSQMELALGRFENAVTFIEKASEMDPRNCEIETLIRNVRMVVRARDRGNALYGSERYTEARGAYAEGLKFDPYNATLFGHRADCFFKVGMWESSIEDCSHALLILPSYTKARRQRAASYGKLERWAEAVSDYETLRKELSYDREIAESLFHAQVALKKSRGEVVLNMEFGGEVEEVFSLEELKAALTRPGVSIVLFMKISDQQCKDISIFMDALCIRYPSLHFLKVEIEKCPGVGDAEKVRVVPTFKIYKVGIRMKEIVCPSKEALEISVRHYGL; encoded by the exons ATGTTGAAGCCTATTAAACATGTGTCGGAACCTGACACTGTCGCCGATAAGCTACGCAGATCACTGAACAtgacaaataataataaacaagaCAATGCTCACGTCGAATTCGGATCGCCAATCACTCCGCTTCAGACACAACCGAGTGGACTCACCTCCGCGGCGACCACCACTTCCAACAGCAGTTTCAGTTCTAGCTCATCTGGATCGGTAACGGGTCGTTCCGGACACACTCATGTTTCGACGAAATCCGATTCCGTTCGGTCAAATCCCTCCGCCGTACAGTCTTCCAGGGCCACCGCTCCCTCCGCCGCTCAAACTTCTAAGACAAGCAATCCCTCCGCCGCTAAATCCTCCAAGTCCTCCGCCGCTCGATCCGGGTCTAGCATTAATCCCGCCGGCGCTAAAGCAGGGTCGAACCCGAGACCGGGACGGGTCTCTTCAGCGTCGGACTCGGCTCCGAGCACGAAACGATCGAGCAAAGGCTCTGCTCCGCCGCCGCCCCAGCCGGTCAAAGTCCTCCCCGGCGGGAATCTTTTCCCGTCCGGGAAGGTTCATATAACGGGAATGACACAAGGAGTGCCAAAACGCATGGTTCTTGGACCAGGCTCCAAGTCTTACGGATACGGTAGCGTCATGAGAGGAAACAGCTACTCCTCTTCAACGGTTGCGAAGCCACCGCCAACGACGACTTCTGGTTCTTCCTCCGGCGCACTTGTGATCTCCCGCTGCTCCAGCGGCGGCGGTGGTGGCGGCTCTGAGGTGGATACGTCGTGGAAGAGAGTGATGAACAGTCCGAATCCAGAGGAAGTAAAGAGACTCGGCAACGAGATGTTCAAGAAAGGTTGTTTCGGCGAGGCTTTGAAGTTTTACGACCGAGCGTTAGAGCTCTCGCCGAGTAATGCCACTTACCGTAGCAACCGAGCAGCTGCTTTGTCCGGTTTAGGTCGGATTGCCGAAGCTGTGGTTGAGTGTGAACTAGCTATCAAATTAGATCCAAGTTTTGCAAGGGCTCATCATCGTTTAGCCACATTGCTTCTTAG ATTAGGTCAAGTTGATAATGCAGGGAAGCACTTTTTCTACGTGGAGGAACCATCAGATCCAATGGTGGTGAAGGTGCTTGAAGAAGTTGATAGACACTTGAACAAATGCGCAGATGCAAGAAGACGTGGCGAATGGAATATTGTTCTGACAGAAGTAAGTGCTGCTATGGAGTCTGGAGCTGATATGTCCCCTCAG CTAGCCATGTGTAAAGTTGAAGCACTAATGAAGCTCCTAAGGCTTGATGAGGCTCAGACAATACTAGCAGATTCTCCCAAAATAGAACTGTTACCATCATCTTTCACACAGATTCGGTTTTTCGATATGATCTCTGAAGCTTACTTATACTTTGTTAAATCTCAGATGGAGTTGGCTCTAGGAag GTTTGAAAACGCGGTAACATTTATAGAGAAAGCTTCAGAGATGGATCCACGAAACTGTGAAATAGAAACGTTGATTAGAAACGTTAGAATGGTAGTTAGGGCGCGTGATCGTGGTAACGCTCTTTATGGCTCAGAAAGATACACTGAAGCCAGGGGAGCTTATGCGGAAGGTCTTAAGTTTGATCCTTACAACGCTACTCTGTTCGGTCATAGAGCAGATTGTTTCTTTAAAGTTGGGATGTGGGAGAGCTCGATAGAAGATTGTAGCCATGCATTGCTCATTCTACCTAGTTACACAAAGGCTCGTCGTCAAAGAGCTGCCTCATACGGCAAG CTGGAGAGATGGGCTGAAGCAGTGAGCGATTATGAAACCTTGAGAAAGGAACTATCTTATGACAGAGAAATTGCTGAATCTTTGTTTCATGCTCAAGTTGCATTGAAGAAATCTCGTGGAGAAGTAGTTTTAAACATGGAGTTTGGAGGTGAAGTTGAGGAGGTTTTTAGCCTTGAAGAGTTAAAAGCTGCATTGACCCGTCCAG GGGTTTCCATTGTACTTTTTATGAAAATCTCTGATCAACAATGCAAAGACATATCTATCTTCATGGATGCACTATGTATTCGTTACCCATCTCTACACTTCCTCaag GTGGAGATAGAGAAATGTCCTGGAGTGGGTGATGCAGAGAAAGTGAGAGTTGTGCCAACCTTCAAGATTTACAAAGTTGGGATTAGGATGAAGGAGATTGTGTGCCCAAGCAAGGAAGCACTGGAGATTTCAGTGAGACACTATGGCCTTTAA